One Eubacterium sp. AB3007 genomic window, CTTTCGTTCTCTGTCAACTTGCCCAGTGCGACAACTGTCTCATCGTTCAACCCCAGGTTCAGAACGGTGTCCATCATACCCGGCATGGAGATGGGAGCACCGGAACGGACGGAAACCAGCAGAGGATCCTGCGGATCGCCCAGCTTCTTTCCCATCACGTTTTCCAGTTCGTCCAGCTTGGTAAGTATCTCGTCAATGATCCCCTGATCGATCTTACCACCGTCTTCGTAGTACTTCTTGCACGCTTCGGTGCTGACAGTAAACCCGAATGGTACAGGCAGACCGATCTTGGTCATCTCCGCAAGATTGGCACCCTTTCCGCCAAGGATATCTCTCATATCCTTGGATCCCTCGTTGAACGAGTAGACAAATTGTTTCTCCATAGTTACATCACTCTCCTAAAAATAGTAGTCTTTCTAGAACGCAAGGCGTTCCTCAATATATGATCTGACTTCTCCGACCGGTATACGCACCTGTTCCATGGTGTCCCGGTCGCGGATCGTGACGCATCCGTCGGTTTCTGTGTCGAAATCCACACAGATGCAGAAAGGAGTTCCTATCTCATCTTCTCTTCTGTATCTCTTTCCAATTGATCCGGTCACATCGTAATCAACATTAAAGTATTTTGCCAGTTCCTCATAGATGGGCTCAGCCTTGTCCGCCAGTTTCTTCGCAAGCGGAAGGACAGCAGCTTTGAAGGGGGCCAATGCAGGATGGAAGTGCATGATGACACGGGTGTCTTCCTTGCCCTTGGCATCCACCACTGTCTCCTCCTCGTAAGCATCGATCAGGAACGCAAGGGCAACTCTGTCAGCGCCCAGGGACGGTTCGATGCAATACGGGATGTAAGTCTCCTTCTCCTTGCCTTCGCCCTCTGTGAATGTGAGCTCTTCACCGGAGAACTCGGAGTGCTTGCGCAGGTCAAAATCAGTTCTATCGGCGATGCCCCACAGTTCGCCCCATCCAAAGGGGAACAGATACTCGATATCTGTTGTGGCGTTGCTGTAGTGGGACAGCTCCTCAGGATCGTGATCCCGCAGGCGCACATGCTCCATGTTCATGCCCAGTGAACGCAGGAAGTTTTCACAGTAATCCTTCCAGTACTTGAACCACTCCAGATCCGTTCCCGGCTTGCAGAAGAACTCGCATTCCATCTGTTCAAATTCACGGGTTCGGAAGGTGAAGTTCCCCGGCGTGATCTCGTTACGGAAGGACTTGCCGATCTGGCAGATCCCGAAGGGGATCTTCTTGCGGCTGGTCCTGGCTACATTCTTGAAGTTCACAAAGATCCCCTGAGCGGTCTCAGGCCGCAGGTAGATCTGCGCCTTTGAATCTTCTGTGACGCCCTGGAAGGTCTTGAACATCAGGTTGAACTGGCGGATCGAGGTGAAATCGCTCTTGCCGCAGTCCGGGCACTTGACACCGTTCTCTGCAATATAGGATTCCATCTGCTCGTTGGTCCATCCATCTACCACGACCTCTTCACCGCCGGATTCTTTCATGTGACCCTCGATCAGCTGATCCGCTCTGAAACGGGAATGGCAGTGCTTGCAGTCGATCAGCGGGTCAGAGAAACCACCGACATGTCCCGATGCTTCCCATGTTCTGGGATTCATCAGGATCGCTGCATCCAATCCCACGTTATACTTGTTCTCCTGTACAAACTTCTTCCACCAGGCTTTCTTCACGTTGTTCTTGAATTCCACGCCAAGCGGACCGTAGTCCCAGGTATTGGCCAGGCCACCATAGATCTCCGAACCCGGATAGATAAACCCTCTGCCCTTCGCCAGTGCTACGATCTTTTCCATTGTAACTGTCTTATTGTCTTCCTTGCTCATTAACTGTCTACCAACTTTCCTTGATTATTATTTTTCTTCTTTCTCGATGGCCTCTTTCACGTCTTCTTTGATTTCCTCGACCTTGTCCATGGCTTTGTCTGCCACTTTTTCTGCAGCATCAAGTGCGTCGTCAACCATATCTGCCGCCTTGTCATAAAGATCCTCAGCAGAATTCTTGGACTTGATCTTCTCCGCCGCATCCTTGGCTGCGTCCTTGGCTTTGTTGACTGCCTCGCCACCCTTCTCCACGAAAGACTCGTAGACGCCAGGTGCCTTTTCCTTCAGCTTGTCTGCCACTTCACCGCCCTTGACTCTGGCATCCTCATACAGGTTACCAGCCTTATCGGTGATATCGATGACATCTCCGTTATCTTTCACTACAGATACCTGGCATTTGAATCCGAAGGAGGCGACAACGCCCAGCAACATGACCCAGGGACCAACCACTGCGCCTACGATACCTGCACTCAGCGGAATGTTCAGGATGAGTTCATCGTCCTTGGTTACCTGGATCCTGGACACATTGCCCTTCCGGATCACGTCCTTGATCTTATCCACCAGCGCCTCTCCCTTGGCACCGATCTTCTTGGAGGAAGTCTGTGAATCTACCGAGTCCTCAATAGCGATGATCGCATCGACCACGTTGCCCTCGGCAGCTTCCAGTGCATCCTTCGCTTCCTTGTAGGTTACACCTGTACGATCCTTGACCAGTTCGATCTTTTCCAATGTGATTTCCATATTATCCCTCCTTGGTTACAGACTCCCTTCGTTTCCGAAGAAACAATACGATCAATATCCACCGGCAAACACAGACTCGCTCTTCAGATCCCCCACGTCGAGATGCCAATCCAGGTAGGCGCGCAGGATGCCCTGCAATTCTCTCGCCACCTTCTCCTCCAGCGCCAGCTTCCGAAATGCGGTCAGTGGATTTGCGGCAAAGTAATTAATTACTTCTACTATATCAAAATTTGCATGATAAATCAACGCATCTTCCTCATCGCGTTTCTTTTTTTCAACACAATCAGCACAAAGCATCCCACCATCCGAAACACTGAACCCTCCTAACCCTTCTTCGCTTCCGCAACAGGCACAGGCATCCATGGAAGGAAACAACCCCAGGATTTTCAGCATTCTGACCTCATAAGCCAGCACCAACGTCAGGTAGCTTTTCTTCCGTTCAGATAACTCTCCCAAATAATCGATGAGAAGTTGAAACAGCGCCGGCTGAGGTGTTTCCTCCGGTACTACCTTCTCTGTCAGTTCCAGTACAAAAGCCGCTGCCATGTATTTGTCCAGATCCTCCCCAAGGGCGTACCAGCTCTTTCTGGTCTCCGCTCTGTCCAGGTTGTAGTAATTCCGCCCCTGAAAGATCTGGTATTCCCCGTAGGTAAACGGGCGCAACGCCAGAGAGGATTTCTTTTTTCCTCGGCCGTCCAGACTGGTACCTACGCTGATCTTCCCATATTTCCTTGTGAACAAAAGCAGCATCTTCCGGCCGTCAGCGGTCTTCGTCTGGCGGAAGATAATGCCCTCCGTATTGATATGCATATGTCTCCCTCCAGTGTGTCAAAGGGTGTCAAAGGGGACGGTTCTTTTTGACACACTATTCTTTATACCCGAAGTTGGCCAGATCAAAATCGGAATCCCGCCAGTTTTCTTTGACCTTCACGAAAAGTTCCAGGAATACCTTGGTGCCAAGCAGCGCTTCCAGCTCCAGACGGGCTGCCTTGCCGATCCCCTTGAGTTTCTTGCCCTGCTTGCCGATGATGATGCCCTTGTGGGACTTGCGCTCGCAGTAGATCACCGCACCGATACGGGTGAGTTTTGGTGTTTCCTTGTAGGACTCAATTTCCACGGCGACCCCATGGGGCACCTCCTCGTTCAGGTAGTGGAGCATTTTCTCCCGGATCACCTCACTGACCAGAAATCGCTCCGGGTAGTCGGTGATCATATCCGCCGGAAAGTACATGGGGCCTTCCTCCAGGCTCTCCTCGATCCTCGCCAGCAGTTCCGGCACGTTGGTGCCCTGTAGCGCGGAAGTGCCGAAGATGTCGTTGAAGATCCCCATCTCCTCATAGGGCTGATAGATCTTCAGATAGTCCTCCGGCGCCATGGTGTCCATCTTGTTGATCACCAGGATCTTCGGGGTGTCGATTTTCTGCAGCGCTTCGGCGATAAACCTGTCTCCTGGCCCCTTGTCGATGGGGCCGTCCACGAGAAACAGGATCATATCCACTTCCTTAAGCGTGTTCATGGCCATGTCCGTCATAGCCACACCCAGCTTGTTGCGCCCTTTGTGGATCCCCGGAGTGTCGATGAACACCATCTGGACACCCTCCTTCTCCGGAGCATCCTCTCTGGTATAGATTCCGCGGATGCTGTTTCGGGTGGTCTGGGGCTTGTCCGATGTGATAGCGATCTTCTCCCCCATTATGTTGTTCAATAGTGTTGATTTGCCCACGTTGGGCCGGCCCACGATGCCGATGAATCCTGATTTCATTCTATCCCTCTTACTTCTTCAACTGAAAATCCTCTGGCAGCAGCGCAGATAGCTTTGTCTCCGTCAGGTGCTCCTCATCCTCACCGGTGATCACCGTGAGGTCTACGCCAAATTCTGACAGGAACTGCCGGCAGATGCCGCACATGGTCGCTCGCCCCTGCGAACAGACCACGGCAAGCTTTGTGAAAGACCGGGCCCCTTCAGACACCGCCTTCACGCAGGCCGTGCGCTCCGCGCAGATGGTGGCACCGTAGGAGGCGTTCTCAACATTCACACCGGTGAACACCCGGCCATCCTCCGACAGCAACGCGGCGCCAACCTGATAGTGGGAATACGGAGCATAAGCATGCTCCATGGCGCGCAAGGCCAGTCTGTATAAATCTCTGTTATCCATCTATTCTCTCCCAATGCCCAGCCAGGACATGATCTCCTCCTCCCGGCGGCGCATGCTCCTCTTCTCTTCCTCTTCCATATGGTCGTAACCCAGCAGATGGAGCACGCTGTGAACGAAAAGATAGATCAACTCTCTTTCCTGGCTGTGGCCGTATTCAGCCGCCTGCTCCCGTGCTTTGTCCAGGCAGATGACCACATCTCCCAGCTCCAGGGGAGCCTCCTCGTCACACCATGCGACCTCCTCCCGGATCTCGTCCAGGTCCCCGTACTGAGGGAAGGACAAAACATCCGTAGGGCGGTCTACACTACGGTAGTCGCGGTTCAGTTGGTGGATCTCCTCCAGGGACACAAAGCTTACACTCACGGCAAACTTCGTTTCCTCCATCCCTTCCCTGGTCACACAGCCGTCCGCGGCCTTCCCCATGACCTGCAAGGTCTCCGGAGTAACAGGAAGCCTCTCCTCATCATAGTACAGCTTCATCGTCTATCTCTTCCCTTCTCTCTGCGATAGTAATTATCGTAAGCGCGGATAATGCGCTTGACCATCTCGTGTCGCACCACGTCCACATCCTTCAGCTCGCAAAACTCGATGCCTTTTACGTTCTTCAGGATCTTCTGCGCCTCCAAAAGCCCACTCTTCTTTCCCTTGGGAAGGTCGATCTGTGTCACATCTCCGGTGACCACCACCTTGGATCCGAATCCCATACGTGTCAGGAACATTTTCATCTGCTCCTGCGTGGTATTCTGAGCCTCGTCCAGAATGATGAAGGCATCATCCAGGGTCCGGCCGCGCATATATGCCAGAGGGACTACCTCAATGGCTTCCTTCTCCTTCAGACGCATGGCATTCTCACGGCCGAGAATATCATAAAGTCCGTCATACAGGGGCCGAAGGTAGGGGTCTACCTTCTCCTGCAGATCACCTGGCAGGAATCCCAGGCTTTCGCCTGCTTCCACCGCTGGACGGGCCAGAACGATCTTCTGAACCTCCTTGTTTTTGAAGGCGTTGATGGCCATGGCTACAGCGATATAAGTCTTGCCCGTGCCTGCAGGGCCAATACCGAACACCACATCCTTCTCTCGGATGGCATCCACATAGTGTTTCTGCCCCAGTGTCTTAGGACGGATCGGTTTGCCCCTGGTCGTGAAACAGATCACATCCTTGCTCATATTCTGCTCTGCATAGGAGACTCCCTCCTCTGCCAGAGAGATGATGTAGTTCAGCTTCTGCTCGGTGATCTTCTCACCGGAAGACACCACCTTGATAAGCTCCATCAGGATGGTCTCGGCACGATCCACCTCCCCTTCCATGAGGATGAGATTGTCCTCTCGCTGGATGATCTCGGTGCCGGTCACCTCTCTCACCCGCTCTATGTTATGATCCAGATTCCCGAACATTTCCTTCATGTCCACAGAATCATCGATCCTTATCTTTCTGATCAATCGTTCAGACAATAGAATCCCTCCGTAATATGATGTAAAGTATAGACCACAAGAGCGGTCACCAGAAGGGCCAGGGCAGCCAGAGGAAGCATTCCGGGCTCTGTCAGCCCCTTGCTTGATACCGGCAGCCAAAGCACCAGCAGGTTGTTGGCTACATGAACAACGATGGGCATGATCAGCCTGCCCGTCCTCTCATAGAGGTCACAAAGCAGCATGCCCGACAGAAAGGCAGCCATTGCTGTCACCGGGCCGTGAATCAGTCCAAAGGCCAGACTGGGAAACAGGGCAGATCCCCAGAAACCAAAGCGGCGACGCAGTCCGCCGAACCAAAGGCCTCGGAAAAGGATCTCTTCGATCACCGGACAGACCATCCCTTCTGTCAACAGCAACAGCGCACCAGTCCCCGGACGACGCACCGGCATACCTGGCTGAAGCCCCAACAAAGCCCCAACTTTCAGGGAGAGGACCAGCGCGGCAAAGTTCACCGCCAGTACTCCGATGAGACCAATGACCGAAGCGGCCAGGCTCCGTGGCCAGGGGCACCTTCTCCCCCGCGGCGGACATAGCAGAGATCGCTTTGTGCCAGGCTCTGCCTGTTCATTTCGCATCGCACTCTCCTCCTCGAAAAAAGAAGCCACCGTACCGGTGGCTTCTCCCGCTATTATTCTCCCGAAAGAAAATTCATGACGACATCTCTCACATCGCTTCCATCGGCGAGGCCTTTCACCTTGCCCATGACCGGCCCCATGAGTTTCCCCATGCTCTTGCGGTCCTTCTCGATGCCGAGAGACTCTGCAGTCTCCTTCACGATCTCCAGGATCTGCTCCTTGGACATCTGCTCAGGGATGTACTTCTCGAGAACACGGATCTCGTTGTTATAAGCTTCTACCAGGTCGGACCTTCCGGCTTTCTCAAAATCAGCGAGGGCATCTTTCCTCATCTTGACCTGCTTCTTCAGGATGACCAGGATTCCCTCATCATCCAGTTCTTCCCTCTTGTCTACCTCGTACTGCTTGATGGCAGCACGGGCCAGACTGATCGTGTTCTTCGCAACCTCATCGTGAGCTTTCATTGACTGCTTGAAGTCGTTCATTAATTCTTCTTTTAAGCCCATTCATCTCACCTCGATTCCATGAAATTGGCCTAAAAGACTAGTATTTCTTAGCCTTTTTGCGTGCGGCTTCAGACTTTTTCTTTCTCTTAACGCTTGGCTTCTCGTAATGCTCTCTCTTTCTGACTTCAGCCATGACGCCGTCTCTTGCGCATGATCTCTTGAATCTCTTCAGAGCGCTGTCCAAGCTCTCGTTCTCTCTGACGATTACCTGTGCCATATTCCGATTCACCTCCTGACTTGTTAATATTAAGCCGTAAACGGCCTGTCAGCCTATAACAGACTAATTATACTATCTTTTCATTCAATAGGCAAGCACTATTTTTCACTGACGGTGATATCTTCCCCTTCATAGGAGGAAAGCGCCCTGAATTCATAGCCTTTCTTCTTGTAACGCTTCAGGAGTCTTTTGGTGACCTTGATCATTTCCGTATCGCTTGCGCTGTCGCTGAGTCTCACCACAGGCGTCTGTCCCATGGAAAGCACCTGATCAATGGTTCGGATCCCGGTTTTCTCCATGGTCTTCGCATCATGCTCTTCGGCCGACAGATCGTCCACATAGCAGTTCCAATCCACGCACACGAAGCCTCTCCTATGCAGTTTTTTCAGGATGCTCTCTCTGTCCTTATCACTGAGTTTCTCGTTGATGGAGCCTCCAGGAAAGCGCCAGTATTCCGGCTTCTGCCCCGTGATCTCCTTCAGGATCTCTTCCGTCTGCACAAAATCCTTCTCGTAGGAATCTACGCTCTCATAGATCTTGCTGTATGCATCGGAGTAAGTGTATACACCTATCGTGTGGCCCTCCTCCGCTGCACGCGCAATGGGATCCTGGTATGCCTCTGCCTCCTGTCCCAGCGGGAAGAAAGTTGCCTTGGCCTCATATTTCTCCAGAAGATCCAGTATAGCCGGTGTTACATCCCGGCTTGGTCCATTCTCATACGTCAGGTAGATCACCTCGCCGTCTGTCTTTCCTGCTCCTACGCTGACCTTGACGGTCAGTTTCTGACCACCTTCCGTTGCGCAGATGACCTTGGTCTCCCCTTCGCGAAGCGCCGTGACTGTTCCGGACTCATCCACGCTGGCGATGGCCGCATTCTCAGATGAGAAGGAAAGCTCCGGCATTGTCTGATTCCCCTCGACTTCCACCGGCACCTCCCAGGTTTTCCCGATAGTCAGAGTGACAACGTCCGAAGAAAGACTCAGCTTCGCCTCCCTCTTGTCCACCAGGAAAGCAAACAACATCAGCACCACTATGATCCCAACCGCGATCAGGATCAGCAGAAATTTCCAGTTGTTCAGTTTCTCTTTCATTCTTCTCCACACCCCATCTTCCATATCTCAATTGTACTGCAATATTGTACACTAGAAAACGACTGATTGCAAGATGAACGTAGAAAAGGGGACCGCATCAAGCAGTCCCCCGTGTCTGTCTACATCAGCCCGGTGGCCAGGTCAGTTTCCGCTTTCCAAGAATATGGAAGTGCAGATGCTTGACCGTCTGGAAAGCGTCTTCACCATTGTTGATGACAACGCGATAACCGTTTTCCAAACCAAGTTCTGCAGCGATCTCGTGGATCTTGAACATGATGTGCGCCATCAGTTCGCCATCTTCCTCGGTCACCTCATCCAGAGATCCGATGTGTTTCTTCGGGATCACAAGGACATGGACCGGTGCCTGGGGTTCCAGGTCATGGAAAGCCAGGATCTTGTCGTCCTCATATACCGCGTTTGACGGGATCTCATGTGCACCTATCTTACAAAAGATACAATCTGCCATGCTTACTCCTTTCCCGGCTGCCAGCTCCCCCAGCATGCCGTCCTTGTATTTCTCCAAAAGTCTTACCTCGTAAAACTCATTGAACACCATTTCCTCTCCGGGCAGGTAGACCTTCAGGTAGTTGTCGGTGTATCCGGTGGCCATTCCGTCCTCATCGAAAGCCTCCACAAGCACCCGGCGGATCTCCCCTGCACTCGCCCGGCAGAAGGCTTCGGCCTGTGCCTCCGCTGCCTCCATCAGTGCGGTCACCCGCTGGGACTTGCGGTCACCGGAGACCTGCTCCTTCATCCGCGCTGCCCTGGTACCGTCCCGCATGGAATAGCGAAAGGCGTGGACTCTGGAGAAGGATGCCTGGCGAATCAT contains:
- a CDS encoding glycine--tRNA ligase, with the protein product MSKEDNKTVTMEKIVALAKGRGFIYPGSEIYGGLANTWDYGPLGVEFKNNVKKAWWKKFVQENKYNVGLDAAILMNPRTWEASGHVGGFSDPLIDCKHCHSRFRADQLIEGHMKESGGEEVVVDGWTNEQMESYIAENGVKCPDCGKSDFTSIRQFNLMFKTFQGVTEDSKAQIYLRPETAQGIFVNFKNVARTSRKKIPFGICQIGKSFRNEITPGNFTFRTREFEQMECEFFCKPGTDLEWFKYWKDYCENFLRSLGMNMEHVRLRDHDPEELSHYSNATTDIEYLFPFGWGELWGIADRTDFDLRKHSEFSGEELTFTEGEGKEKETYIPYCIEPSLGADRVALAFLIDAYEEETVVDAKGKEDTRVIMHFHPALAPFKAAVLPLAKKLADKAEPIYEELAKYFNVDYDVTGSIGKRYRREDEIGTPFCICVDFDTETDGCVTIRDRDTMEQVRIPVGEVRSYIEERLAF
- a CDS encoding DUF4342 domain-containing protein, giving the protein MEITLEKIELVKDRTGVTYKEAKDALEAAEGNVVDAIIAIEDSVDSQTSSKKIGAKGEALVDKIKDVIRKGNVSRIQVTKDDELILNIPLSAGIVGAVVGPWVMLLGVVASFGFKCQVSVVKDNGDVIDITDKAGNLYEDARVKGGEVADKLKEKAPGVYESFVEKGGEAVNKAKDAAKDAAEKIKSKNSAEDLYDKAADMVDDALDAAEKVADKAMDKVEEIKEDVKEAIEKEEK
- the recO gene encoding DNA repair protein RecO; this encodes MHINTEGIIFRQTKTADGRKMLLLFTRKYGKISVGTSLDGRGKKKSSLALRPFTYGEYQIFQGRNYYNLDRAETRKSWYALGEDLDKYMAAAFVLELTEKVVPEETPQPALFQLLIDYLGELSERKKSYLTLVLAYEVRMLKILGLFPSMDACACCGSEEGLGGFSVSDGGMLCADCVEKKKRDEEDALIYHANFDIVEVINYFAANPLTAFRKLALEEKVARELQGILRAYLDWHLDVGDLKSESVFAGGY
- the era gene encoding GTPase Era; protein product: MKSGFIGIVGRPNVGKSTLLNNIMGEKIAITSDKPQTTRNSIRGIYTREDAPEKEGVQMVFIDTPGIHKGRNKLGVAMTDMAMNTLKEVDMILFLVDGPIDKGPGDRFIAEALQKIDTPKILVINKMDTMAPEDYLKIYQPYEEMGIFNDIFGTSALQGTNVPELLARIEESLEEGPMYFPADMITDYPERFLVSEVIREKMLHYLNEEVPHGVAVEIESYKETPKLTRIGAVIYCERKSHKGIIIGKQGKKLKGIGKAARLELEALLGTKVFLELFVKVKENWRDSDFDLANFGYKE
- a CDS encoding cytidine deaminase, whose translation is MDNRDLYRLALRAMEHAYAPYSHYQVGAALLSEDGRVFTGVNVENASYGATICAERTACVKAVSEGARSFTKLAVVCSQGRATMCGICRQFLSEFGVDLTVITGEDEEHLTETKLSALLPEDFQLKK
- the ybeY gene encoding rRNA maturation RNase YbeY; its protein translation is MKLYYDEERLPVTPETLQVMGKAADGCVTREGMEETKFAVSVSFVSLEEIHQLNRDYRSVDRPTDVLSFPQYGDLDEIREEVAWCDEEAPLELGDVVICLDKAREQAAEYGHSQERELIYLFVHSVLHLLGYDHMEEEEKRSMRRREEEIMSWLGIGRE
- a CDS encoding PhoH family protein, which encodes MKEMFGNLDHNIERVREVTGTEIIQREDNLILMEGEVDRAETILMELIKVVSSGEKITEQKLNYIISLAEEGVSYAEQNMSKDVICFTTRGKPIRPKTLGQKHYVDAIREKDVVFGIGPAGTGKTYIAVAMAINAFKNKEVQKIVLARPAVEAGESLGFLPGDLQEKVDPYLRPLYDGLYDILGRENAMRLKEKEAIEVVPLAYMRGRTLDDAFIILDEAQNTTQEQMKMFLTRMGFGSKVVVTGDVTQIDLPKGKKSGLLEAQKILKNVKGIEFCELKDVDVVRHEMVKRIIRAYDNYYRREKGRDRR
- a CDS encoding CPBP family intramembrane glutamic endopeptidase, coding for MRNEQAEPGTKRSLLCPPRGRRCPWPRSLAASVIGLIGVLAVNFAALVLSLKVGALLGLQPGMPVRRPGTGALLLLTEGMVCPVIEEILFRGLWFGGLRRRFGFWGSALFPSLAFGLIHGPVTAMAAFLSGMLLCDLYERTGRLIMPIVVHVANNLLVLWLPVSSKGLTEPGMLPLAALALLVTALVVYTLHHITEGFYCLND
- a CDS encoding GatB/YqeY domain-containing protein, whose product is MNDFKQSMKAHDEVAKNTISLARAAIKQYEVDKREELDDEGILVILKKQVKMRKDALADFEKAGRSDLVEAYNNEIRVLEKYIPEQMSKEQILEIVKETAESLGIEKDRKSMGKLMGPVMGKVKGLADGSDVRDVVMNFLSGE
- the rpsU gene encoding 30S ribosomal protein S21; protein product: MAQVIVRENESLDSALKRFKRSCARDGVMAEVRKREHYEKPSVKRKKKSEAARKKAKKY
- a CDS encoding polysaccharide deacetylase family protein; the encoded protein is MKEKLNNWKFLLILIAVGIIVVLMLFAFLVDKREAKLSLSSDVVTLTIGKTWEVPVEVEGNQTMPELSFSSENAAIASVDESGTVTALREGETKVICATEGGQKLTVKVSVGAGKTDGEVIYLTYENGPSRDVTPAILDLLEKYEAKATFFPLGQEAEAYQDPIARAAEEGHTIGVYTYSDAYSKIYESVDSYEKDFVQTEEILKEITGQKPEYWRFPGGSINEKLSDKDRESILKKLHRRGFVCVDWNCYVDDLSAEEHDAKTMEKTGIRTIDQVLSMGQTPVVRLSDSASDTEMIKVTKRLLKRYKKKGYEFRALSSYEGEDITVSEK